The Microcystis panniformis FACHB-1757 region GTGTTTATGGCTACCGGCAGCGGTGGTCTGCTAGGCCATTCTAAACCCTCTCGTCCCGTTTGTTTTACCCCGATCGATCAGTTAGTCCCCCCCCACTTCGAGCAAGATTTAAGTTTTGCGATCGTGTTGGGGGGCGATGGTACAGTCCTATCGGCGGCCCGGCAGTTGGCCACCCTCAATTTGCCCCTGTTAACGGTCAATACGGGACACATGGGCTTTTTGACCGAAATTTACCTAAATCAGCTTGAACCCGCCTTAGAACTGGTTCTAGAGGGGAAATACACCCTCGAAAATCGCTCGATGATCACGGTGCGACTGTTTCGCGAAGATACCCTCCTCTGGGAGGCACTTTCTCTCAATGAGGTGGTCGTCCACCGGGAACCCCTCACCAGTATGTGTCATTTTGAGATTCAAATTGGTGAACACGCACCCGTCGATATCGCTGCCGATGGGGTGATTCTCTCCACTCCTACCGGTTCTACTGCCTATGCTCTCAGTGCCGGTGGCCCGGTAATAACTCCCGATGTGCCGGTATTACAATTAGCTCCCATTTGTCCCCATTCTTTAGCTTCCAGGTCCTTGGTATTTTCTGACAAGGAAACTGTAAATATTTTCCCAGCAACTGCTAATCGGATGGTGATGGTAGTGGACGGTAATGGCGGTTCTTATATCTTGCCAGAAGATCGAATTAATGTGCAGAAATCGCCCCACCAAGTCCATTTTATTCGTCTGCAATCGACGGAATTCTTCCGCATCCTCCGGGAAAAATTGGGTTGGGGTTTGCCTCATATTGCTAAACCCACTTCGGTGGAATTACCTTAATCAGTTATCAGTTATCAGTTATCAGTTATCAGTTATCAGTTATCAGTTATCAGTTAAGTAGTCGGACATAAATTCTGTTGTCTATCTTAAGAAATGTAAATTGCCGCAATTCCTACTGACGACCGACTCCTTACCCCACAGTTAACTTTACTTTTATCCAACTACTTATCAGATGTGAGTTTTCAGTTGACTGATTACTGGTTACTGTTTACTGATCGCTGAATTTATGCTCTCTTTTCGTGCCAAAATAGCTTTTTATTTAGAGGATGTCACCACGGCGATCGGACTGACGGTAAATCTGCTTATCTTAGCATTAATTTTACTATCTTTGGGGATTTATGTGGCTCAAACCTATCCCTTATCCGCCACTTGGCAAATGTGGTTACGTCAGCTTGATTGGGGAATTTTAAGCTTATTTTCCCTAG contains the following coding sequences:
- a CDS encoding NAD(+) kinase, whose protein sequence is MPKIGIIYNDIKPIACKTAHQIQDQLLSLGWQVFMATGSGGLLGHSKPSRPVCFTPIDQLVPPHFEQDLSFAIVLGGDGTVLSAARQLATLNLPLLTVNTGHMGFLTEIYLNQLEPALELVLEGKYTLENRSMITVRLFREDTLLWEALSLNEVVVHREPLTSMCHFEIQIGEHAPVDIAADGVILSTPTGSTAYALSAGGPVITPDVPVLQLAPICPHSLASRSLVFSDKETVNIFPATANRMVMVVDGNGGSYILPEDRINVQKSPHQVHFIRLQSTEFFRILREKLGWGLPHIAKPTSVELP